The sequence below is a genomic window from bacterium.
CGTTTGCGGGGGAACGTGTCGTTGTAGAAGCCGTAGAAGAGGTCGCCGCCCCAGTTGCTCGAAATGCGCCACGGAACGGGCCACTGACGGCTCGCGAAATCGTTGCGGAGCGGCATGTGGAGCTGTCCCTTGAAGAACAGGAGGTGCGGGCCCTGGCTCACGTCGTAGATCGAGAATTTGTTGTCGCCCTCACGGAATTTGATGCGGGCATTGTACGCCAGCGAATCGCCCGGCATGGCCCACCGTATGGGATACTCCCACTCCATCGGGCGCGGCGCGATTTCCCTCAGCCGCCCGTTGATCTCGACGAGATTCATCGGTATCCCTGTGTCGGGGTCGTAGATGTAGTAATCGCGGGTGGCGTCGAGAAACACCCATTTGTTGAACTCGTTCGACCAGACCTCGGTGACCTCGTGGCCGTATGTCGTCCTCGTGGCGATATTGATCCAGCGCGCGGGATACCCCATGGCGAGGCATGCCCCGATGAGCGTCAGGTTGCAATAGAGGCAGTGTGCGTCACGCCGCCGTCCTGTGTACTCCTTCTGGAGAACGATGTTCCCCTTCGCGTCCTTTTTGAGGTCGGGCAGGTCGTAATAGTTCCAGGCGAGACGGTCGAGTCCCTTGATGGGGATTTCGTACGCCCACCTCATGAGCCTGAGCTGGGCTTCGAACTCGGATGTCGCGCCCGCAACGACCTTGTCGAGCTGGAAACGCTCGCGGTATTCCCTGAGCTTCGCAAAATCCTCGTGGGTATACTCCACCGAGGACCGTATCACCATGCCGTTACGGAACTCGACGATACGTTTCGTTATGTTCGTCCGGATGGGGATATCCTCAGTTGTCGTTGTAACAGTCATGCCCCTGAGCGCCGGCGTCACGAGCGGATTTACGGCTTTCATGACCACCCTGAACTGGAGGTAACGGCCCCGGGTGTTCTGCCATGACCGTGTGAAGTCACCGGTCTCTTCCCAGACTGACCAGCCGTTCGAGGACGGTACCGGATTGTCGCCAGTGCGGACCGAGATGTCCGCGGAAGAGCCTTCGGGGACATCGATATCCCACTGCACGCGGCAATCGCCGATTCTCAGGAGCTTTTTGATCTTCCCTGCGCCCGGCGCTTCAGCGAGGTCGATGACGGGAGAGGTGTAAATCCCCTCGGGAACCGAGCGGTCGAGGCTCAGACGGATATCGTATTCGCCGTCGATCTCACCTTTCCATCCCAGGTGATCGAAATCCCATGTCTGCCCGCCATCACGGCTTTTAGCGCTGCGGTTCGGGTGATGGGTACGCGTGTCAGACCCGCGCTTGTATTCGCCGTCCGCCGCGACCATGATTTCCCAGCTCGTACTGTCGGAATCGGCATGGATGGTGATCTCGTTGACTCCTTTTCTGAGCGCGCCGACAGGAATTTCCACGAAAAACCAGTTATCCAGGTCTCCCGCCCAGTCGCGGGTGTAGTATTGTCTGGCAAAGGGATGCGCGTATTTCGTTGCGGGACGGATAAACTGCACACCGTTGATGCCTATATGGAGCGGGGTTTCGTTACCCTTCATTTCGAGGCCGTTGAACACGAGCCAGCCGGAATACGCCCGCGGATCATCGAGCACGAGGTCTTTACGGATGGTCACACCCCTGTGGAGCCGCTCGAACCACGAACGATCCTTCGCCCCTTCGGGCATACCGATGGCGGGAGCATCGTCCTCAATGAGATACATGTCGTCGAGCCTGATGGCGTGCCCGCTCCCGAAAAATTTAAGCTGTTTGAACTGGCCGCGCGCTTCGAGGGCGTCTGCGTCGAGGGTATACTGCACGGTCGCCTGCTCCCCTGCTGCCGGGCGGCCTGCGATACAGAGCCCTGTCAAGCCGAGTAAAACGAATTTTTTGATATTCAAGCGCCCCTCCTTCGCCGGAAGAAACGAGCAATATCATATTTTTCTATTTTTCGAGAGATTCCGGTAACGTTGTGATGAAATCCCTGATCTCGTCGCGGATACGGCGATAGTGGCCGAGCGCCTCCTCTTCGGTTCCGGAGTGAAGCGCAAGCGCCGGGGGATCCTCGAAACTACGGTGAACCTGACGCACCCTGCCGGGGAAAAACGGGCAACTCTCACGGGCATGATCGCACAGTGTCACCACATAATCGAAGGGTATATTCATGAGTTCGTCGACTAATTTTGAGCGCTGGCCGGATATATCGATTCCGGCTTCAGCCATGACCCTGACAGCCCGGGGATTGAGACCGTGAGATTCGACACCGGCGGAATATGCCTCGATGGTGTCGCTCCTGAGGTGACGGCACCATCCTTCGGCCATCTGGCTGCGGCAGGAGTTGCCGGTACAGAGGAAAAGGATTTTGATTTTTTCACGAGCGCTCATCTTTACTCCATAGTAAAAGAAGTGGCAAAAACGGGAGTATCATTCATGAGAGCATACCCGCGCAGACTTCCTTTCAGGAAGGAATTAACCTCATCGGTAACATAATCGGTAAACAGTGTTTTATTGACGAGGAACATCTGAAGACTGTCGAGCTTCTTCCAGACAATCTTCTTTCCGCCGCGTATCTTCACGAGCACCACCGACCTGCCATCGAGCTGGTAATCATCGATAAAGTGGCGGTAAGCGGGTAAATCGACCGGAATCATGCGCCACACAATGAGCCCGTCGGAACAAT
It includes:
- a CDS encoding transglutaminase-like domain-containing protein, with translation MNIKKFVLLGLTGLCIAGRPAAGEQATVQYTLDADALEARGQFKQLKFFGSGHAIRLDDMYLIEDDAPAIGMPEGAKDRSWFERLHRGVTIRKDLVLDDPRAYSGWLVFNGLEMKGNETPLHIGINGVQFIRPATKYAHPFARQYYTRDWAGDLDNWFFVEIPVGALRKGVNEITIHADSDSTSWEIMVAADGEYKRGSDTRTHHPNRSAKSRDGGQTWDFDHLGWKGEIDGEYDIRLSLDRSVPEGIYTSPVIDLAEAPGAGKIKKLLRIGDCRVQWDIDVPEGSSADISVRTGDNPVPSSNGWSVWEETGDFTRSWQNTRGRYLQFRVVMKAVNPLVTPALRGMTVTTTTEDIPIRTNITKRIVEFRNGMVIRSSVEYTHEDFAKLREYRERFQLDKVVAGATSEFEAQLRLMRWAYEIPIKGLDRLAWNYYDLPDLKKDAKGNIVLQKEYTGRRRDAHCLYCNLTLIGACLAMGYPARWINIATRTTYGHEVTEVWSNEFNKWVFLDATRDYYIYDPDTGIPMNLVEINGRLREIAPRPMEWEYPIRWAMPGDSLAYNARIKFREGDNKFSIYDVSQGPHLLFFKGQLHMPLRNDFASRQWPVPWRISSNWGGDLFYGFYNDTFPRKREYQLHTDRPQDFNYPLNQAELTVSETELPAVLRIDADTVTPCFDTFLVNVDGGGWKENRSSAFAWKLHEGLNRLRMKVRNTAGVTGPESFVSVVMNN
- a CDS encoding arsenate reductase ArsC, producing the protein MSAREKIKILFLCTGNSCRSQMAEGWCRHLRSDTIEAYSAGVESHGLNPRAVRVMAEAGIDISGQRSKLVDELMNIPFDYVVTLCDHARESCPFFPGRVRQVHRSFEDPPALALHSGTEEEALGHYRRIRDEIRDFITTLPESLEK
- a CDS encoding nitrophenyl compound nitroreductase subunit ArsF family protein, with the protein product MKSRDIKNYLLAMLEGALIIFLLLMIFQDKLVFPFMTANDSSHETNQTGEPVDVQHILLPDANVDVVYYFTTSNRDLTCRKIEKFMRDALNGNFGQHCSDGLIVWRMIPVDLPAYRHFIDDYQLDGRSVVLVKIRGGKKIVWKKLDSLQMFLVNKTLFTDYVTDEVNSFLKGSLRGYALMNDTPVFATSFTME